The Glaciimonas sp. CA11.2 genome includes a window with the following:
- a CDS encoding DUF3293 domain-containing protein — MISASNIDPQIIQAYLETHYCVDGPPSFVIQIGVVNDALKKLYRQSKFDCCAFMTACNPFSQNLGDAVNANRQAVLAHDLNKRSLTYLHGTGRHPTGNWPGEPSYFVLGLSRESARVLGQQYEQNAIVWCGADAVPQLIVLR; from the coding sequence TTGATTTCTGCAAGCAACATCGATCCGCAAATAATCCAGGCCTACCTGGAAACACACTACTGTGTCGATGGTCCTCCTTCGTTTGTGATACAGATAGGTGTCGTCAATGACGCGCTGAAAAAGCTCTACCGGCAATCAAAATTCGACTGCTGCGCGTTCATGACAGCCTGTAACCCCTTCAGCCAGAACCTTGGAGATGCCGTCAACGCCAACAGGCAAGCTGTTCTGGCGCATGATCTGAACAAACGCAGCCTGACCTATCTTCACGGGACCGGCAGGCATCCAACCGGAAACTGGCCCGGGGAACCCAGCTACTTCGTATTGGGGCTTTCCCGTGAATCTGCCAGAGTGCTGGGACAACAATATGAACAAAACGCGATTGTCTGGTGCGGCGCCGATGCGGTGCCCCAACTAATTGTTTTAAGGTAG
- a CDS encoding HipA domain-containing protein: MNISSANKPLYVYLQRPDNGQWVVVGRYKTDPVTSAGLFRYAPSYVEAGLSWAIDPVNLPFIAGEIRQLQRYGGLHDVLRDACPDSWGQTLLRRAHGLPEGCTALRYLVLSGNGDRWGALAVGTSASPNVASLSSPRLPQLEALVQELLAIAENRPPLNAALRKRLFATPSLGGARPKATIQDGDTYWLVKPGLLTDTVDIALLEHATQQWGRHAGFNFADTRLHVFMGGRSIVRVLRFDRHGHHRVMAVSGASLLQVEYPPTSPADSSGASYPRLAEELRRIGAPREDWTELFGRMVFNAVVGNDDDHPRNHAVIYAADEKRWRLAPAFDVVPNPDETPKRLVMQVCSGRSDISRVALLKDFARFGFASHQAAATHLDELLVRIQANFDQVARLLGNDLRSVMETRLVTNCTLLSENES; this comes from the coding sequence ATGAATATTTCTAGCGCAAACAAACCCTTGTACGTCTATCTCCAGCGTCCCGACAATGGACAATGGGTGGTCGTGGGAAGGTACAAGACTGATCCGGTGACCAGTGCCGGCCTGTTCCGGTATGCCCCGAGCTATGTCGAGGCAGGTCTTTCTTGGGCAATTGACCCGGTCAACCTGCCGTTTATTGCGGGTGAAATAAGACAACTTCAGCGTTATGGAGGCCTGCACGATGTGTTGCGGGACGCATGCCCGGATTCCTGGGGGCAAACGCTCCTTCGTCGCGCGCATGGTCTGCCTGAGGGTTGCACTGCGCTGCGTTATCTCGTCTTGTCGGGAAATGGAGATCGCTGGGGCGCCCTGGCCGTTGGCACCTCTGCTTCGCCAAACGTCGCCAGTCTTTCCAGCCCACGCTTGCCTCAGCTGGAAGCGTTGGTCCAGGAACTGCTGGCGATCGCTGAAAACAGACCACCGCTCAACGCAGCACTCAGGAAGCGCCTGTTTGCAACCCCGAGCCTGGGTGGCGCAAGGCCGAAAGCGACCATACAGGATGGCGACACCTACTGGTTGGTAAAGCCTGGTCTGCTGACGGACACTGTCGATATCGCCTTGCTGGAGCACGCCACCCAGCAATGGGGGCGTCACGCAGGGTTTAATTTTGCCGATACCCGTCTCCACGTTTTCATGGGAGGCCGCAGCATCGTGCGTGTTCTGCGGTTCGACCGTCATGGTCACCATCGCGTCATGGCTGTGAGCGGCGCATCGCTGTTGCAGGTCGAATACCCGCCGACCAGTCCGGCAGACAGCAGCGGCGCAAGCTACCCCCGGTTGGCCGAAGAGTTGCGCCGCATCGGGGCTCCCCGTGAAGACTGGACAGAGCTGTTTGGCCGGATGGTATTCAATGCGGTAGTGGGCAACGATGATGACCACCCGCGCAACCATGCGGTCATTTATGCTGCCGACGAGAAGCGCTGGCGCCTTGCACCCGCCTTTGACGTGGTTCCCAATCCGGATGAAACCCCGAAACGGCTTGTCATGCAAGTCTGTTCCGGCAGATCGGATATTTCCCGGGTTGCCTTGTTAAAGGATTTTGCACGATTCGGATTTGCATCGCACCAGGCTGCTGCGACGCATCTGGACGAACTTCTGGTGCGTATTCAGGCAAACTTCGACCAGGTCGCGCGCTTGCTGGGTAATGACCTTCGCAGTGTAATGGAGACCCGGTTGGTGACGAACTGCACGTTGCTGTCGGAAAATGAATCGTAA
- a CDS encoding helix-turn-helix transcriptional regulator gives MAPSLVAERLQSWGMCVRKQRIAQRITARDLCDRLGISHPTLQRMERGEFTVSAGAYLAALNVLGVLEHAAPAIRNDLWHMDNPAGRARPETGHDDEYF, from the coding sequence GTGGCCCCCTCCCTAGTTGCCGAACGCCTTCAGTCATGGGGAATGTGTGTGCGCAAGCAGCGCATCGCGCAACGGATCACAGCGCGCGACCTGTGCGATCGTCTTGGCATTTCGCACCCCACCCTTCAGCGGATGGAACGTGGTGAGTTCACGGTGAGTGCGGGAGCGTACCTCGCAGCACTGAATGTTTTAGGCGTCCTGGAACATGCGGCACCAGCCATCAGGAATGACCTCTGGCACATGGACAACCCTGCTGGCAGGGCACGCCCTGAAACCGGGCACGACGATGAATATTTCTAG